From the genome of Drosophila melanogaster chromosome 2L, one region includes:
- the Irk3 gene encoding inwardly rectifying potassium channel 3, isoform A, translating to MQSDASPLGAAATDSLTMHRSTSMPVKPKPLEQKPLLRSSEKETVNASDYYPESPGFVRRRRSKAAGDHLETRSEQNFPYAHDWAGSTIELTPDLGSGPRTSSSDGLRRSLNRVMEKNGKENVVFRRIPEKSWRYMRDLVTTLMELEWKYMLTLFLGSYFLSWLLFAALCYVVAYSHGDFIFDPVSGKRMGEGVDPCIYGVHSWVAMIIYSVETQTTLGFGEKYASEECPETIFLFVMQMLSAALIEGCMVSVIYAKTARPARQLTKLKFSDKAVICYRDGRLCLLFRVCDPREQQSIESKIRVYIIVDKRTREGETIKSHVELKLEGNGEQIILWPDVVCHVIDETSPLSQFTTAKLFNAAQFELYVSIVGTSPATAQMTEAKTSYLPREIFWGQRFVNIIHYDAQNERYIVDYENFNRTISVDMPMTNPKNDHLKLEYRK from the exons ATGCAATCGGACGCATCTCCCCTGGGAGCTGCTGCCACGGATTCCCTAACCATGCATCGCTCAACCTCCATGCCGGTGAAGCCCAAGCCACTGGAGCAGAAGCCACTGCTCCGTTCCTCCGAAAAGGAGACGGTCAATGCGTCCGATTACTATCCGGAGAGTCCGGGATTCGTACGGCGCAGAAGGTCAAAAGCAGCCGGCGATCACCTGGAAACACGCAGCGAGCAAAA TTTCCCCTACGCACACGACTGGGCGGGCAGTACGATTGAGCTTACTCCAGATTTGGGATCCGGACCGCGGACTTCCTCCTCCGATGGACTGAGACGCAGCCTTAATCGCGTGATGGAAAAGAACGGCAAGGAGAACGTTGTGTTCCGCCGCATTCCGGAGAAGTCATGGCGCTACATGCGGGATCTGGTCACCACGCTG ATGGAACTGGAGTGGAAGTATATGCTGACCCTGTTCCTGGGCAGCTACTTCCTCAGCTGGCTGCTCTTCGCCGCCCTCTGCTACGTGGTGGCCTACTCGCACGGTGACTTCATCTTCGATCCGGTAAGTGGCAAGCGAATGGGCGAGGGCGTGGATCCCTGCATCTACGGGGTGCACAGCTGGGTGGCCATGATCATATACTCTGTGGAAACACAGACGACCCTCGGATTCGGCGAAAAATACGCCAGCGAGGAGTGTCCGGAGACGATCTTCCTGTTCGTCATGCAGATGTTGAGTGCGGCCCTAATCGAGGGCTGTATGGTGAGCGTGATCTATGCCAAGACCGCACGGCCGGCGAGGCAGCTGACCAAGCTGAAGTTCAGCGATAAGGCGGTG ATCTGTTATCGCGACGGCAGGCTTTGTTTGCTCTTCCGCGTCTGTGATCCCCGCGAGCAGCAGTCCATCGAGTCCAAGATACGAGTCTACATCATCGTGGACAAACG CACGCGCGAGGGTGAGACTATAAAAAGTCACGTGGAACTGAAGCTGGAGGGGAATGGGGAGCAGATTATTCTCTGGCCCGATGTGGTGTGCCATGTCATCGATGAGACCAGCCCGTTGTCTCAGTTCACCACAGCGAAACTCTTCAATGCTGCCCAATTTGAGTTGTATGTGTCCATTGTGGGCACTTCGCCTGCCACAGCGCAGATGACGGAGGCCAAGACGTCCTATCTGCCAAGGGAGATTTTCTGGGGCCAGCGGTTCGTCAATATCATCCATTACGACGCCCAAAACGAGCGCTACATTGTCGACTACGAGAACTTCAACAGGACCATATCGGTGGACATGCCCATGACGAATCCGAAAAATGATCACTTAAAGCTAGAGTACAGAAAGTGA
- the Irk3 gene encoding inwardly rectifying potassium channel 3, isoform D has product MQSDASPLGAAATDSLTMHRSTSMPVKPKPLEQKPLLRSSEKETVNASDYYPESPGFVRRRRSKAAGDHLETRSEQNPTFSFPYAHDWAGSTIELTPDLGSGPRTSSSDGLRRSLNRVMEKNGKENVVFRRIPEKSWRYMRDLVTTLMELEWKYMLTLFLGSYFLSWLLFAALCYVVAYSHGDFIFDPVSGKRMGEGVDPCIYGVHSWVAMIIYSVETQTTLGFGEKYASEECPETIFLFVMQMLSAALIEGCMVSVIYAKTARPARQLTKLKFSDKAVICYRDGRLCLLFRVCDPREQQSIESKIRVYIIVDKRTREGETIKSHVELKLEGNGEQIILWPDVVCHVIDETSPLSQFTTAKLFNAAQFELYVSIVGTSPATAQMTEAKTSYLPREIFWGQRFVNIIHYDAQNERYIVDYENFNRTISVDMPMTNPKNDHLKLEYRK; this is encoded by the exons ATGCAATCGGACGCATCTCCCCTGGGAGCTGCTGCCACGGATTCCCTAACCATGCATCGCTCAACCTCCATGCCGGTGAAGCCCAAGCCACTGGAGCAGAAGCCACTGCTCCGTTCCTCCGAAAAGGAGACGGTCAATGCGTCCGATTACTATCCGGAGAGTCCGGGATTCGTACGGCGCAGAAGGTCAAAAGCAGCCGGCGATCACCTGGAAACACGCAGCGAGCAAAA tCCCACGTTTAGTTTCCCCTACGCACACGACTGGGCGGGCAGTACGATTGAGCTTACTCCAGATTTGGGATCCGGACCGCGGACTTCCTCCTCCGATGGACTGAGACGCAGCCTTAATCGCGTGATGGAAAAGAACGGCAAGGAGAACGTTGTGTTCCGCCGCATTCCGGAGAAGTCATGGCGCTACATGCGGGATCTGGTCACCACGCTG ATGGAACTGGAGTGGAAGTATATGCTGACCCTGTTCCTGGGCAGCTACTTCCTCAGCTGGCTGCTCTTCGCCGCCCTCTGCTACGTGGTGGCCTACTCGCACGGTGACTTCATCTTCGATCCGGTAAGTGGCAAGCGAATGGGCGAGGGCGTGGATCCCTGCATCTACGGGGTGCACAGCTGGGTGGCCATGATCATATACTCTGTGGAAACACAGACGACCCTCGGATTCGGCGAAAAATACGCCAGCGAGGAGTGTCCGGAGACGATCTTCCTGTTCGTCATGCAGATGTTGAGTGCGGCCCTAATCGAGGGCTGTATGGTGAGCGTGATCTATGCCAAGACCGCACGGCCGGCGAGGCAGCTGACCAAGCTGAAGTTCAGCGATAAGGCGGTG ATCTGTTATCGCGACGGCAGGCTTTGTTTGCTCTTCCGCGTCTGTGATCCCCGCGAGCAGCAGTCCATCGAGTCCAAGATACGAGTCTACATCATCGTGGACAAACG CACGCGCGAGGGTGAGACTATAAAAAGTCACGTGGAACTGAAGCTGGAGGGGAATGGGGAGCAGATTATTCTCTGGCCCGATGTGGTGTGCCATGTCATCGATGAGACCAGCCCGTTGTCTCAGTTCACCACAGCGAAACTCTTCAATGCTGCCCAATTTGAGTTGTATGTGTCCATTGTGGGCACTTCGCCTGCCACAGCGCAGATGACGGAGGCCAAGACGTCCTATCTGCCAAGGGAGATTTTCTGGGGCCAGCGGTTCGTCAATATCATCCATTACGACGCCCAAAACGAGCGCTACATTGTCGACTACGAGAACTTCAACAGGACCATATCGGTGGACATGCCCATGACGAATCCGAAAAATGATCACTTAAAGCTAGAGTACAGAAAGTGA
- the Irk3 gene encoding inwardly rectifying potassium channel 3, isoform C — MQSDASPLGAAATDSLTMHRSTSMPVKPKPLEQKPLLRSSEKETVNASDYYPESPGFVRRRRSKAAGDHLETRSEQNFPYAHDWAGSTIELTPDLGSGPRTSSSDGLRRSLNRVMEKNGKENVVFRRIPEKSWRYMRDLVTTLVRSWFGHRKTSTPRADQSRSDVYSITPSIQRRLDELANEPPHLSPHFSKSNPNQNERVTFSI; from the exons ATGCAATCGGACGCATCTCCCCTGGGAGCTGCTGCCACGGATTCCCTAACCATGCATCGCTCAACCTCCATGCCGGTGAAGCCCAAGCCACTGGAGCAGAAGCCACTGCTCCGTTCCTCCGAAAAGGAGACGGTCAATGCGTCCGATTACTATCCGGAGAGTCCGGGATTCGTACGGCGCAGAAGGTCAAAAGCAGCCGGCGATCACCTGGAAACACGCAGCGAGCAAAA TTTCCCCTACGCACACGACTGGGCGGGCAGTACGATTGAGCTTACTCCAGATTTGGGATCCGGACCGCGGACTTCCTCCTCCGATGGACTGAGACGCAGCCTTAATCGCGTGATGGAAAAGAACGGCAAGGAGAACGTTGTGTTCCGCCGCATTCCGGAGAAGTCATGGCGCTACATGCGGGATCTGGTCACCACGCTGGTAAGATCCTGGTTCGGACACAGGAAAACGTCTACACCCAGGGCCGATCAATCGCGATCGGATGTGTATAGCATAACGCCCAGTATTCAGCGCAGACTCGATGAACTGGCCAATGAGCCACCGCACCTGAGTCCCCATTTTTCGAAGTCTAATCCTAACCAAAACGAGCGCGTCACGTTCAGCATATAG